Proteins from a single region of Hydra vulgaris chromosome 12, alternate assembly HydraT2T_AEP:
- the LOC136087908 gene encoding uncharacterized protein LOC136087908: MFYIVHFLNDNTVEYVPKEWLNGNSECMWPKCSMTSLKGMRRKRQIPNKGWERYKIRILSTADCEERALEKLKISEETSDLASEYEGNSCRRKTTSKRLSPSLFASQIHGNMSSEDDSDFNMPTSLQQAVISTSTPGSQPLLPIPHHANVFREMQHQRKSSQSFVSLLNDPDEMNLPSVRFL; the protein is encoded by the exons atgttttatattgttcATTTCCTTAACGACAATACTGTGGAGTATGTTCCAAAGGAATGGCTTAATGGAAACAGCGAGTGTATGTGGCCAAAATGTAGCATGACTTCATTAAAAGGAATGCGCCGGAAGAGACAGATTCCCAATAAAGGTTGGGAAAGATACAAAATACGAATTTTATCTACTGCAG ACTGTGAGGAAAGAGcattagaaaagttaaaaatatctgAAGAAACAAGTGATCTTGCTTCAGAATATGAAGGTAATTCATGTCGTAGGAAAACAACATCAAAACGATTATCCCCTTCATTATTTGCTTCTCAAATTCATGGCAATATGTCTAGTGAAGATGATTCTGATTTCAACATGCCTACATCTCTTCAGCAGGCTGTCATTTCT acatCAACACCAGGTAGCCAACCATTACTGCCAATACCACATCATGCT AATGTTTTTCGAGAGATGCAACACCAACGAAAATCTAGTCAAAGCTTTGTGTCATTACTAAATGATCCTGATGAAATGAATTTACCTTCAGtaagatttttgtaa
- the LOC136087802 gene encoding uncharacterized protein LOC136087802, with product MPIGHTEESLFTKSSSIEELDAVLLQCQDEEMASLFINWLATAGGKYISDMVRNILNVFMTDELQMSCCRSGKRSNKYSIEAFVKFIAIAVRRHCKNATDKDVNEAITASLHNSADRGGRRMHREKNE from the exons ATGCCAATTGGTCATACTGAAGAAAGTTTATTTACGAAATCAAGCAGCATAGAAGAGTTAGATGCTGTTTTGTTGCAATGCCAGGATGAAGAAATGGCCTCACTTTTT ATTAACTGGCTAGCAACAGCAGGTGGAAAGTATATATCTGATATGGTACGaaacattttgaatgttttcaTGACTGATGAGTTACAGATGAGTTGTTGTCGTTCTGGGAAACGCTCAAACAAATATTCAATTGAGGCTTTTGTAAAGTTTATTGCAA TTGCTGTTCGAAGGCATTGCAAAAATGCTACAGACAAAGATGTCAATGAAGCCATCACCGCTTCACTGCATAACTCAGCAGATCGTGGTGGTAGACGTATGCATCGAGAgaagaatgaataa